Proteins from a single region of Harpia harpyja isolate bHarHar1 chromosome 14, bHarHar1 primary haplotype, whole genome shotgun sequence:
- the WDR76 gene encoding WD repeat-containing protein 76, translated as MALSQAGTLEPEELSPRTRQRMQESTPTGIAELRLSPEQGERRAGAARQLRVLLTPLTPLAVAGRRLPQKRLLGAYGGGGGGAEGRAPAGKKLCLEPAPRKPAQASPPGTPPAGSPAGNGSDGVWDAESDGSDGAEALPDGYSELSAYERKRLKNITENAKFFAALKLHESAAKLHQIATKRQSRVTRRAKAKKAEDETVRRRSMRLQRVEPSGIPMPKMPAQPEAEEYPQVPAGPLPMVPEDQMGNSKLTENLLTTWMRISEMKANDTEKRTCDMKRYEDSLNSMVLSEDNIKKVVKYRVCSMAIHPSESIIFVAAGDKSGQIGLWNVNCKSEEGAHVFIPHNYPVTCMHFSPFNPAHLLSLSNDTLRCGDVTRAVFDEICRSEENLSSFDFLEDNASTAIVGDWDGSVAVVDRRTPGTSSELSADIGFKRTRTVHVHPVNKQYFIAAGSVDVCIYDVRYLKPNGNKPVSSLKGHTKSVASAYFSPVTGNRVVTVCADDKLRVYDTTSLSSTVAVLSTIRRNNNTGRWLTRFRAIWDPKQEDCFVVGSMARPRQIEVFQDTGKLLHSFYNLDFLSSVCSINVVHPSKNILVGGNSSGRLHVFKE; from the exons ATGGCGCTCTCGCAGGCCGGTACGCTGGAGCCGGAGGAGCTCTCGCCGCGCACCCGGCAGCGGATGCAG GAGTCCACCCCGACGGGGATCGCCGAGCTCCGGCTCAGCCCGGAGCAGGGCGAGCGGCGAGCCGGCGCGGCCCGGCAGCTGCGGGTGCTGCTCACGCCGCTCACGCCGCTCGCCGTCGCGGGCCGGCGGCTGCCCCAGAAGCGGCTGCTGGGCGCctacggcggcggcggcgggggcgcggagGGCAGGGCGCCGgccggcaagaagctctgcctgGAGCCCGCGCCGCGGAAACCGGCCCAGGCCTCGCCCCCCGGCACCCCACCCGCGGGCAGCCCGGCTGGCAACGGCTCGGACGGCGTTTGGGATGCGGAGAGCGACGGGAGCGATGGGGCAGAGGCTCTACCG GATGGATACTCAGAGTTATCAGCTTATGAAAGGAAAAGACTAAAGAACATTACAGAAAATGCTAAATTCTTTGCTGCTTTAAAGCTGCATGAG tcAGCTGCAAAACTTCATCAAATTGCAACTAAAAGACAATCTCGTGTCACCAGAAG AGCTAAGGCTAAAAAGGCAGAAGATGAAACAGTACGGCGAAGATCTATGCGCTTACAAAGAGTAGAGCCGTCAGGAATTCCAATGCCCAAGATGCCTGCCCAGCCAGAAGCAGAGGAATAT CCTCAAGTTCCAGCCGGACCTTTACCAATGGTTCCAGAAGATCAGATGGGGAACAGTAAATTGACAGAGAACCTATTGACTACATGGATGAGGATAAGTGAG ATGAAAGCTAATGATACTGAAAAGCGCACATGTGACATGAAAAG ATACGAAGACAGCCTGAACAGCATGGTCCTCAGTGAAGATAACATTAAAAAGGTTGTGAAATACCGAGTGTGTTCTATGGCTATCCATCCTTCTGAAAGCATCATCTTTGTAGCAGCTGGAGACAAGTCCGGGCAGATTGGTCTCTGGAATGTG AACTGTAAATCTGAAGAAGGAGCACATGTCTTTATTCCACACAATTACCCAGTCACCtgcatgcatttttctccatttaatcCTGCGCACTTGCTGTCTCTAAGCAATGACACTCTGCGATGTGGTGATGTTACTAGAGCTGTCTTTGATGAG ATATGCAGAAGTGAAGAAAACTTATCTTCCTTTGACTTTTTGGAAGATAATGCCTCCACTGCAATAGTAGGAGACTGGGATGGCAGTGTCGCTGTTGTGGACAGACGGACCCCAGGAACATCTTCAGAGCTTTCTGCAGACATTGGCTTCAAAAGAACAAGGACAGTCCATGTTCATCCAGTGAATAAACAGTATTTCATTGCTGCTGGCTCAGT GGATGTTTGTATTTATGATGTTCGGTACCTGAAGCCTAATGGGAACAAGCCTGTGAGCTCTCTTAAAGGACACACAAAAAGTGTTGCTTCTGCGTATTTCTCACCTGTAACTGGGAACAGAGTAGTGACGGTGTGTGCTGATGATAAACTGAG GGTCTATGACACCACCTCTTTGTCATCGACAGTTGCAGTTCTCAGTACCATCAG acgTAACAATAACACCGGACGCTGGTTAACCAGGTTCAGAGCAATATGGGACCCTAAACAGGAAGACTGCTTTGTGGTGGGCAGTATGGCACGACCGAGACAAATAGAAGTCTTCCAAGATACTGGAAAATTGTTGCACTCTTTTTATAACCTTGACTTCCTTAGTTCCGTGTGTTCCATTAACGTGGTTCATCCCAGTAAGAACATCTTAGTGGGTGGCAACTCCAGTGGTCGCCTTCATGTGTTCAAAGAATAA